The genomic region AACTGGCAGGAGCGCGAGAGCATTCATCCCGGTCGCTCCGACAGGCTCCCAGCGTGCGGGGTGAGGGTTTCGCGCCGGCGCGTTACTCGGGCTCCGGGCGGTCTTCGGTCGCCTGGCAGTGGGTGCAGACCCAGGTTCGCCAGACCTGCCGCTGGAGGTCACGGCGAAGGGTCCAGGGGATCAGGGCCCGCCGCTTGCAGCGTGGGCACGGCTCGGGCTTCGCGCCTTCGGCGAGCTTTGACGGCAGCCACGGAACCTTCTCCATACCGCCTCACTCTTGCCTGGACCGCCGGAGCTGTCAAGCTCGGGCTCCGACAAAGCCTAGGCCGCCGGTCGCCCCGGGTTTAGAATACCCGTCAGGAGAGTGGGCATGCGGCGGCTCAGGGTGGGCTTGGCTCAGGTGAACCCCACGGTCGGTGACCTCGAGGGCAACGTCCGGAAGGTCCTCGAGTGGATGGACCGGGCGCGGGCGCTGGGCTGTGACCTGGTCGCGTTCCCCGAGCTGGTGCTGACAGGCTATCCCCCCGAGGACCTGCTCTTCAAGCCCGCCTTTATCGCGGCCAATCTGAAGGCGCTCGATGCCGTGGGCCAGGCCTCGCGCGGTCTCACGGCCGTCGTCGGGTTCGTCGACAAGCGCGACGATATCTTCAACGCGGCGGCGGTCCTCCACGACGGCCGGCGGGTCGGCGTCTACCACAAGCAGTACCTCCCCAACTACGGGGTCTTCGACGAGAACCGCTACTTCCAGTCCGGGACCGAGGTACCGGTCTTTACCCTCGGCGACACGGTCTTCGCCGCCAACATCTGCGAGGACATCTGGTATCCGACCGGGCCCACCACGGCCCAGGCCCTGGCCGGCGCCGAGCTGGTGGTGACGATCACCGGGTCGCCCTACCCCGCGGGGAAGGGGCACTTCCGCGAGAAGATGCTCGCCACGCGCGCCGCCGACGACCTGGTCTGCGTGGGCTTCGTCAACACCGTGGGGGGCCAGGACGAGCTGGTCTTCGACGGGCAGAGCTTCGTCTTCAACGAGAAGGGGGAGTGCGTGGCCCGGGGGAAGGCGTTCGAGGAGGACCTGGTGGTCGCCGACCTCGACTTGGACCGAGTCTTCCGGGCGCGGCTTCACGACTCGCGCCGACGGAAGGAGAAGCTCCGGTCTCCCGAGCGGGTAGCCCGGATCGCGCTCGGCCCGCTCCCGAGCCGGGAGAAGCCGGCGCTTGCGCCGCGCGAGGTCGGGGTCCTGGAGCCAGCGGAGGAGATCTTCCAGGCGCTGGTTCTGGGGACGCGCGACTACGTGTGGAAGAACGGCTTCCGCCGGGTGCTCGTGGGGCTCTCGGGCGGGATCGACTCGTCGCTGGTTGCGGCGGTCGCCTGCGAGGCCCTGGGGCCCGAGAACGTGGCCGGGGTCACGATGCCGTCGCCCTACTCGTCGGCGGGGACCCGGGGCGACGCCCGACGGCTGGCGAAGAACCTCGGGATCGAGTTCCTCACGCTCCCGATCACGCCGATCTTCCGCGCCCACAGGCGGGCGCTGGCGAAGCCGTTCAAGGGGCTCAAGGAGGACGTGACGGAGGAGAACATCCAGGCGCGGATCCGGGGCACGCTCCTCATGGCGCTCTCGAACAAGTTCGGCTGGCTGGTCCTCACGACCGGGAACAAGAGCGAGATCGGCGTGGGCTACTGCACGCTCTACGGGGACATGGCCGGGGGCTTCGCCGTGATCAAGGACGTGCCGAAAACCCTGGTCTACCAGCTCGCCCGCCACGTGAACGCGCGGGCCGGGCGGGCGGTGATTCCGGATTCCGTGTTCGATCGGCCCCCTTCCGCCGAGCTGAGGCCGGACCAGACCGACCAGGACACGCTCCCGCCGTACCCGCTCCTGGACCGGATCCTGGAGGCCTACGTGGAGGAGGACAAGGGCCTGGCCGAGATCGTCGCCCAGGGCTTCGAGCCGGCCACCGTCAAGAAGGTCATCGGGATGGTGGACCGGAACGAGTACAAGCGCCGCCAGGGCCCCATCGGCATCAAGATCACGCCGCGCGCCTTCGGCAAGGACTGGCGCCTGCCCATCGTCAACCGCTTCCGCGAGCCGTAGGGTCGGCGCCAACGGGTCCTGTCCCGCCGATCACCCCCGCCGTGCTCGAACCCCGCCCGGTGTAGGGACCCCGTTGCACGCCCCCTCCCCACGCCTGCGGCGTCGGGGGCCCGGCCCCATCGGCGTGCCACCCGTTGGCGCCGAATAAAAGAGGAGTAATCAGCGGAAGGCGGGGTCCACCTGGAGCGCGTAGAGCCGCCGGTAGATCCCGTCGCCGGCAAGCAGCTCTTCGTGGCGCCCGACCTCGGCGATCCGGCCGTCGTGGATCACGTAGATGCGATCCGCGTTCCGGACCGTGGACAGCCGGTGCGCGATCACCAGGACGGTCCGGCCCTTGATCAGGTCGGTGAGCGCCTGCTGGACCATCAACTCGCTCTCGGCGTCCAGATCCGAGG from Candidatus Rokuibacteriota bacterium harbors:
- a CDS encoding NAD+ synthase, whose product is MRRLRVGLAQVNPTVGDLEGNVRKVLEWMDRARALGCDLVAFPELVLTGYPPEDLLFKPAFIAANLKALDAVGQASRGLTAVVGFVDKRDDIFNAAAVLHDGRRVGVYHKQYLPNYGVFDENRYFQSGTEVPVFTLGDTVFAANICEDIWYPTGPTTAQALAGAELVVTITGSPYPAGKGHFREKMLATRAADDLVCVGFVNTVGGQDELVFDGQSFVFNEKGECVARGKAFEEDLVVADLDLDRVFRARLHDSRRRKEKLRSPERVARIALGPLPSREKPALAPREVGVLEPAEEIFQALVLGTRDYVWKNGFRRVLVGLSGGIDSSLVAAVACEALGPENVAGVTMPSPYSSAGTRGDARRLAKNLGIEFLTLPITPIFRAHRRALAKPFKGLKEDVTEENIQARIRGTLLMALSNKFGWLVLTTGNKSEIGVGYCTLYGDMAGGFAVIKDVPKTLVYQLARHVNARAGRAVIPDSVFDRPPSAELRPDQTDQDTLPPYPLLDRILEAYVEEDKGLAEIVAQGFEPATVKKVIGMVDRNEYKRRQGPIGIKITPRAFGKDWRLPIVNRFREP